The sequence CTACTATGGCTCAATGCTAAcaaattagctagcattagttagcagtggcattaacattattgttgattAGCAgaaacaagattttacaaaattatatcATTTTCATTAAATTTTTGTTCATGTACTAAaacgtccatagattttagtccagcttttattaagtgaaggacattttcgtctcgtcttcattagtcgaccaAAATGCAGAGTGATTTAGTCGCAGTTATTGTTTAGTCAAATCTAGTTTTATCTGGGGAAAAatatgtgttgacgaaattatttttgtttggtttttgttgatgaaattaacagtAACTGGCATAAGGCGCAAAATAATTCCGTTTGTTACCATATGTACATAATTGGACTTTACAGTGTACACTTTATTTACACATTGTGTGTTCAACAAGTTGttatcagtaaaacagaaacatCTTTCGTGACTTGGAAACAACATATTTGCAGTTTAAGGTCATGAGGAGTGTTATGGACGCCAACAGACACAAGTCAGAAGTGTCAGTCATCATGTGTGTTTGCTCGCCTCAGAAAACGTTGCCTTGTTGCCAAAATGATCAAAAATTCTTGCTTGTTTAGACTTTGGATCGGCGGAGGAACGTGTTACTTAACATATAAAACACTTTTGGTCAAATAGTGTGTTACtttaaatacttttatttaAGAAATGAGTGAGGAATTCCGCCGGTTGACGCTGCTCACGCCAGCGTGGAGGCGAAGTTTGGAAGTTCTGAAAAGAAAATGGACGAATGGTAccacttttaaacaactacaATGTGGAAACGGACAAGTGTGCTCGATATTAAAATGAGTTTTTGTTAGATAAATTGTTTCCATCGTGATTTTTCACCATTTGAAGTGTGCGAAGAAAACACAAGTGAGGGGAGTTTGCCAGCGCGCCGTGGAGCAAACTGCCCGATTGACTCTCCACGGTTCTCACGGTGCGTTTAAAGTCAGGCCCACCGGCTCCGGAAAAGCATCACTTGCAAGCAGCAATGGCAGAAGTCGCCCCAGCACCATCCGCCCCGGCGAAAGCGGCCAAGAAGAAGACGGCCAAACCCGCGAAGAAGAGGGTCGGACCAAGCGTCAGCGAGCTCATCGTCCAGGCCGTGGCCGCGTCCAACGAGCGCAATGGCGTCTCTCTGGCCTCCCTGAAGAAGTCGCTGGTCGCGTCCGGCTACGACGTGGACAAGAACAGGTCCCGCGTCAAACTCGCCGTCGTCGGCCTGGTGAACAAGGGTACTCTTGTTCAGACCAAGGGAACCGGCGCTTCGGGCTCCTTCAAGATGAACAAGAAGGCCGAGGGGGGGAAAGCCAAGGCGCCCGCTAAGCCCGCAAAGAAAACCCCCACTAAAGCGAAGAAGCCCGCCGCCGCCAAAAAGGCAACGCCGACCAAAAAGCCAAAGAAGGCGGCTGCCAAGAAGCCCGCTAAGAAGCCCGCCAAGGCCGCGCCGCCGCCCAAGAAAGCAGCCAAGAAGGCGGCTACTACCAAGAGCCCCAAAAAAGCGACGGCGGCCAAAAAAGCCCCCGCGGCCAAGAAGACCTCCGCCGCCAAGAAGAGCCCCGCCAAGAAGGTGGCCAAGCCCAAAAGTGTGAAGAAGGCAGCACCCAAAAAGAAGTGATTCAACACTTttagccacaaaaaaaggctcttTTAAGAGCCACCCACACTTTCTTTTAAAGAGTAAACTTATTGCTTGTCATATATTTGCTGTCATCTGTATACAGTAGTGATGTGTCGCTCAGagagggagggggtggggtACTGCACGCGGCTCCGTCGCGTCTGCGCAGCCGCAGACAGAGggagacaggaggaggagaaaggaCTACAAGATGAGCAGAAAACGCAGTAACatcatttggagacattttaaatggttaaagtcaaaaaaaaatttttttaatgcaaatttgaAACAAAGCAAGGTCTTTTATCCTGGACAGGGTGAGTAgctgatgtttgttttgttcgctgctgctgttgcatttcaattactactttttttttttattattattatttgtcattttgattGTTGGTTGAAGTTACTTGTTTATTGTATGGAACCTATTAATTTGGTCAATAaaaattaggggaaaaaaaaaatcattttctttgcttgataactgttgctatttgcagtcagtagaGAGCAACATTTAGCTCACCAAGTCATTTAACAAGTTTAAAGTTCGGTTTATTAAATCAATGTGCATTTGTAGCAATCTGCATTTGCAATACATGTGGAAAATTAAACTCTTTATAGATTCAGTGTGCGGCCCTTAAAAggacctttgttttttttttggtgcgccGAATGAAGAGTTTAGCCGCCGAATCCGTAGAGTGTACGTCCCTGCCGTTTGAGAGCGTAGACGACATCCATGGCGGTCACGGTCTTCCTCTTGGCATGCTCGGTGTAGGTGACGGCGTCACGGATGACGTTCTCCAGGAAAACCTTGAGCACACCGCGGGTCTCCTCATAGATGAGACCGGAGATGCGCTTGACTCCGCCGCGGCGAGCTAGACGGCGAATGGCGGGTTTGGTGATGCCCTGGATGTTGTCGCGGAGAACTTTGCGGTGACGCTTGGCGCCTCCTTTCCCGAGTCCTTTTCCTCCCTTACCCCGGCCTGACATTATGCTAATTAGTGTAGATCACAAAGCACAACTGATGCACCAGCTAGCGGAGCGGGCATTCTTATTACAACATTGCGGACGTGAGAGAGGACAGCTGACCCAAATTTGCCGCGAGTAACGTCACTCAACTGCCCTTCCCCCATACGTTGACCTTGTATCATTTTACCTTTACCGTTAGCAGCGACAGTAATGAACGTGTTTCTTTGCATGATAATGTGAATTTTAATTAAAGTTTTCGTTTAAAACTGATATTACTTCATACATTTACATTAACTATAAAGTGAAGGTTGTCATACTTGAACACAAACGAGTTGTTAGATTAGTAAAGGTGCTTGGTATGATAAAATTCGACAAATTTTGTTCTTTTGGGTTTCTACAATCATTTAGACGTGAAAATGTAAAAGCAAGACAGACGCCTGTTAAGATTGTAATAATTGCCCAAAACGCCAGACATTggtgtttttctaataattagCATAATCCTATGCTTATGTTCATTCTAATAATTACACATTCAGGAGTAGCTACTATAGTTGAAATGTATGTTTATGTCGTGTTCCTTACTACGATATTTCTTGGAATATATAACATATTACCATTGTTGGTATGAACTGTAAGAATATAATATCTGTTGCCGATGGTAACATTATCAAAGCTCAAAAATACAGTTATGTGGCGATACTGGttatatatgatgaaaaaaaatgctaaaattgtTAAGATAGCAGTACCTGCGggaagtactgtatattttgtgttttatagaTTAGAGATGGGAGTGGgattgtcatatttttaaactACAGTATGAATCGTTGCTCCTGTATTCAACTGTAAATTGTtgattgaaataaatgaaaaatgaaagtcatTCGTTTCCCTTTTCAAGCTCTTTATTTGTACATGCACGTAAACTTCTCACTGTCTGTTCCATTCTACTTCCCGTTCTCGTAAATCTCTCGGCTACTCTCGCGATAACTCGGTGTCACCAACTCTAACAGTAGTTGGCTTCCTCAAAAGTCGCTAAATGGTCTTACATAATTATCCCGTGATTTTTGTTTGCCCCCCTCTTCTCTGCCCAACTGGACTCACGTTATAACAAAAGCTTCTTTTCCGGCGTTTAAAACCGTTATATCAAGTTTATCGGACGGAAATAAGTTTAAGtcgttttaatttcaaatacaAAAATTTAAAGTCACCATGTTGACAAAACTGACGTGTGTTACATTATAGAATTATACTCTTCATGATACAAGTGGTTGGCTCTTAAAAGAGCCGTGGGGTGGGTAGTTTAGTTGTCTGCCGCTTTACTTGGACTTAACGGCTTTCTCGGTCTTCTTCGGCAGGAGAACGGCCTGGATGTTAGGCAACACGCCTCCCTGAGCGATTGTCACTCCGCCGAGCAGCTTGTTGAGCTCCTCGTCGTTGCGGACGGCCAGTTGGAGATGGCGAGGAATGATTCTGGTTTTCTTGTTGTCTCGAGCCGCGTTGCCGGCCAATTCCAAAATCTCAGCCGTCAGGTACTCGAGCACAGCCGCCAAATAGACGGGTGCGCCGGCACCAATACGCTCTCCGTAGTTGCCTTTGCGAAGAAGTCTGTGAACTCGACCCACTGGAAACTGTAATCCGGCACGGGAAGATCGGGTCTTCGCCTTTGCTCTGGCTTTACCGCCGGTTTTCCCCCTTCCAGACATACTGGACACGATAGTCGGATTCTGTGTTTTTGGAACACGGTGAGAACTGCGGCACAAAGCAGCTTTTATAGGTCACTGCTGCTCACTGATTGGTTAGCTGAAGCAGGGACTCGGTTGTCCAATCAGCTACGAGCTGTAGCTCTGCTTTGATTTGACCTGAGTTTGTTTCAAAGAGCtttaataatatacagtatatatatatatatatatatatatatatatatatatatatatatatatatatatatatatatatatatatatatatatatatatatatatatatatatatcggtcTAGGTGGGCTGCCATTATAATTTGTAGTTAGCCAACATCTCGGACCTTATTTGGTGGGTGAAATCATTTTCCGATACAGTAATTTGATCAATAGAGGTCAACACATACCCCCAAtgaatttaattttgaattccTTTCCTTACATGAcctatttattaaaaatgtatatttatttgccTATTTTTCATTAAATATTTCTGTTTCTCGTGGATTTTGTTGGAATGGTGAATAGCACCAGCTTGTCTTGTGACTTTGATTAACCAGTAGGAGCGTAGTGTTATGAAAGCATGTGACTGCTGGGAtcataaagcgtttttttttaaacaaacaaacataatctTGCTTGGAAGACAAACTCGTTTGAAGGTGTGATTTCAAACACGGACGAATGAGTCAGGTATATTCTGGAGGATGaaagtttgaaaacaaaagggaATCTGACCATGTGATCAcaatccgccattttgaattgacTTGGAACGCTATCCAGATTCCAGCCAATCCCAGAGTGGCGTTCGCACAGCGATATTTGCATGAGGGCTTCTATAAGAACCCCGACTCTAACCACAACGCTCATCATCATCGTCCAACTCGCAAGTCAGTATGCCTGAACCCGCCGCCAAATCATCAGCGCCCAAGAAGGGCTCCAAGAAAGCCGTCACCAAGTCCGCCGGCAAGCCCGGCAGGAAAAGAAGGAGCAAGAGAAAGGAGAGCTACGCCATCTACGTGTACAAGGTGCTGAAGCAGGTCCACCCGGACACCGGCATCTCGTCCAAGGCGATGAGTATCATGAACTCGTTCGTCAACGACATCTTCGAACGAATCGCTTCCGAAGCGGCTCGGCTCGCTCATTACAACAAGCGCTCCACCATCTCGTCCAGGGAGATCCAGACCGCCGTACGTCTCCTGCTACCTGGCGAGTTGGCCAAACATGCCGTGTCCGAAGGCACGAAAGCGGTTACCAAGTACACCAGCTCCAAGTAGAATCTCCCGGTTTGATACCAACTCAACGGCTCTTTTAAGAGCCACCCACTTAGTTCGAAGAGTATTTCTTCTCTGTAGCATGTTAAGTGTTGGCGGTTTGCTCGCTAAATGTAGCGCCTTtctgaagtttaaaaaaaaaaaaaaaagtgactagcgacttttattttttaactcgtAAGTTTTGACGTTAGTCCAATTACTATAGCGACCATGATTGTATCAGTTACGCAAATTTGGCAATGACGTCAATTATAGCGACTTGCGTTTTATTACTTTTGAgtgttttccctttttcttttttccctcttgTTCTGTATTTGTTCATTATATCTTGAGTTTTCTGGTAAACTCTTATTGTATTCTTTTGAGTTATTTGCaattaaaaagagaaaaaatctTTAGCAAGTAAACAGGGAAAATTAGCTACTTTATTACTGGGGAATTATTTCACCTTTGGTGTGATGGTatattttatcttttatttacCAATGattaaccaaaataaaacaatgcttTAATACAATTTCAATTGCTTAACTAGTACAGAAGAAAACTGCTTTTAGAAAGAGTAGCCCtgaggggagaaaaaacaaaacataggtTTGAGACCCAGTTCTGCCATTCTGGTTGATTATAACGCCACTTCTAGTAGTCAGAGGatgtccaaaataaacaaaaccctTTAGTTGGAACTTGGAACCCCTGGAAATTACATCTATTGGAAAAACAGTGACATCACAAATATTCTACAATACTTACTAGCTGACTTAAAATGAACGTGAATTCAACGAAGTAAACAGCGCTCAAGATCAGGTGTAGTCTCATTTATGCACAGACAGGCTTGCTCGTGACGGTCGGTGATTGGCTAGCTGAGGCGGGGAAGCAATTGACCAATCGTTGAAGATGTTCTGACCACTCTACTCGGCTGCTGTTGCTGGGCGACGTACCATtcgccattttgttttctttccaagTGATGTGACGCAAGCATGGATTTAAATATTGCATTTGCACTTTATAACTGTgtacatacaaaaaataacgacTTGTACTGTTATTCAGATACATATGAAGCAATTTCAAAGCTTTTGGAATTTGAGTTTTTATAGCGTTAACATATATCACAACAGCAGTTGGAACGCGTACTCTTGATGAACAAGTGGGTGGCTCTTAGAAGAGCCGTTGGATTTTGTGGAAACGCTGGAGCAGTTTACTTGGAGCTGGTGTATTTAGTGACGGCCTTGGTGCCTTCGGACACGGCGTGCTTGGCCAGCTCGCCGGGTAGCAGGAGACGCACGGCTGTCTGGATCTCCCTGGAGGTGATGGTGGAGCGCTTGTTGTAGTGAGCCAGACGGGAAGCCTCGGATGCGATGCGCTCAAAGATGTCGTTGACGAACGAGTTCATGATGCTCATCGCCTTGGACGAGATGCCGGTGTCCGGGTGGACCTGCTTCAGCACCTTGTACACGTAGATGGCGTAGCTCTCCTTCCTTCCCTTCTTGCGTTTCCTGCCGGGCTTGCCGGCGGacttggtgacggcttttttgGAGCCCTTCTTGGGCGCAGACTTGGCAGGTTCAGGCATGATGATGACAGAGTCGGATGAACCTGATGCGGTTTGAGTCGGGGGTCTTATAGACGCCCTCATGCAAATAGGGCTGTGCCAACGccactttctgattggctgaaatTAGACCGCACCACGGTTCCTTTGTGACACGTTTTCTTGACGTTTAAGCATAATGTTCTTATTAAAATGTATCACATTTACACTAAATATTGTATAAAGGTTTAAGAAAGACATTGATGTATGCTGTAGCTTCTACTGTGATTCTCCTTGGCAATGTTTTCTGGCCTAGGCTGTGTTCTTTTATAAGAACGTATTTTGACAaagattttgtttcattttggaaaaatgttatttttggttttgttgaaAAGAGTGGAAAaggcaaagaattttttttgtattttatttattttggcaaaattTCACATACATAAGTGTACATTTATGGGAATTATGCATTCCTTTTTGGCCTTCATTAACTAACACAGGCCTTATTTTCTGTTAATTAGACATTGTAAGAATAAAAAGGCAGTAATTTGACATGTTACCCCTAATGtttagtttctttttgtttgaacggtacaataaaaaaaaaaatattaaaatggttttatcaCCTCGTTACTGACGGGCTTTGCCCCTGTCCAGACATATTTACAGTTGGGAAATCTAATTTGTGAGCGTCTCCAACACGACGACGCCAAACGCTTGGAAGCAGAGTATTTATCCACACTGGTGCAGCTCCGTGATTGGCTAGCCGAAGCAGGGAAACGATTGTCCAATCAGTGAAGAGATGCTGCACGTTTGTAAGTACCTTCCGTTTCCTGCCTTTTCCAAGTAATTACATGGAACACTTAAGAGAGACATTTTGAGTTtggtgacatttatttattgttgaatTTACCATTAAGGGatttaaatgtatataataCACTATTAAAAACTGTCATATTACTAGTACACGCTCACATATACTCTAcaacgaaaataaaaacaaaaacaaaaacattttgattggACACTCTTGTGTCTATATGTCCACCAGGTGGCACCATTGTAGTTGTCCTACGCACTCAATCTGTGGTCTGCTCTCAAAAAGTTTTGAGTGGTTCATTTGTTGAGTGATTTTGTTGAGACACGTTCATAATATTtatctataaaaaaataaaacaaatgcaaagttATTTCCAAATTCAGTTAGGATCTAAGCAGAAATAtgacttttgtgaaataaaatcacagtcgttattaattaaacattttaaaacattaccTGTACTGTGACTAAAGGCTTTTATAAA comes from Festucalex cinctus isolate MCC-2025b chromosome 15, RoL_Fcin_1.0, whole genome shotgun sequence and encodes:
- the LOC144002895 gene encoding histone H2A, whose product is MSGRGKTGGKARAKAKTRSSRAGLQFPVGRVHRLLRKGNYGERIGAGAPVYLAAVLEYLTAEILELAGNAARDNKKTRIIPRHLQLAVRNDEELNKLLGGVTIAQGGVLPNIQAVLLPKKTEKAVKSK
- the LOC144002899 gene encoding histone H2B, with product MPEPAKSAPKKGSKKAVTKSAGKPGRKRKKGRKESYAIYVYKVLKQVHPDTGISSKAMSIMNSFVNDIFERIASEASRLAHYNKRSTITSREIQTAVRLLLPGELAKHAVSEGTKAVTKYTSSK
- the LOC144002900 gene encoding histone H4, with amino-acid sequence MSGRGKGGKGLGKGGAKRHRKVLRDNIQGITKPAIRRLARRGGVKRISGLIYEETRGVLKVFLENVIRDAVTYTEHAKRKTVTAMDVVYALKRQGRTLYGFGG
- the LOC144002898 gene encoding histone H2B 1.1-like, with product MPEPAAKSSAPKKGSKKAVTKSAGKPGRKRRSKRKESYAIYVYKVLKQVHPDTGISSKAMSIMNSFVNDIFERIASEAARLAHYNKRSTISSREIQTAVRLLLPGELAKHAVSEGTKAVTKYTSSK